From Etheostoma cragini isolate CJK2018 chromosome 1, CSU_Ecrag_1.0, whole genome shotgun sequence, a single genomic window includes:
- the ap1g1 gene encoding AP-1 complex subunit gamma-1 isoform X1: MPAPIRLRELIRTIRTARTQAEEREMIQKECAAIRSSFREEDNTYRCRNVAKLLYMHMLGYPAHFGQLECLKLIASQKFTDKRIGYLGAMLLLDERQDVHLLMTNCIKNDLNHSTQYVQGLALCTLGCMGSSEMCRDLAGEVEKLLKTSNSYLRKKAALCAVHVIRKVPELMEMFLPATKNLLSEKNHGVLHTSVVLLTEMCERSPDMLAHFRKNEKLVPQLVRILKNLIMSGYSPEHDVSGISDPFLQVRILRLLRILGKSDDDSSEAMNDILAQVATNTETSKNVGNAILYETVLTIMDIKSESGLRVLAINILGRFLLNNDKNIRYVALTSLLKTVQTDHNAVQRHRSTIVDCLKDLDVSIKRRAMELSFALVNGNNIRGMMKELLYFLDSCDPEFKADCASGVFLAAEKYAPSKRWHIDTIMRVLTTAGSYVRDDSVPNLIQLITNSVEMHAYTVQRLYKALLDDISQQPLVQVASWCIGEYGDLLVSGQCEEEEPIQVSEDEVLDVLEGLLVSNLSAPVTRGYSLTAIMKLSTRFSSVNRIKKVVSIYGSSIDVELQQRAVEYNALFKKYDHMRPALLERMPIMEKSASNGPTEIVQTNGETEPSVVEPKHLPPVTQPVNQANDLLDLLGGNDVVPVIQTTMPTKPASAGGELLDLLGDLSLSGGPTPASSVPTSQPSFLMDGLSSQPLFNDIAAAAIPPMTAYNKNGLKIDFTFERANPNPNIAVITIHASNSTEADMTDFVFQAAVPKTFQLQLLSPSSNVVPALNQGTVTQVIRVLNPQKQQLRMRIKLTYTLKGSPVQDLAEVNNFPPQSWQ, encoded by the exons ATGCCAGCTCCGATCAGACTGCGGGAGCTGATCCGGACTATCCGGACAGCACGGACCCAGGCAGAGGAGCGTGAGATGATCCAGAAAGAGTGCGCTGCTATCCGCTCTTCATTTAGAGAGGAAGACAATACATATCGATGCAGAAATGTGGCAAAGCTACTTTATATGCACATGTTGGGCTACCCGGCACACTTTGGGCAG CTGGAGTGCCTGAAGCTGATTGCGTCCCAGAAGTTCACCGACAAACGAATAGGTTATTTGGGAGCCATGCTGCTGTTGGACGAGAGGCAGGACGTCCACCTACTAATGACAAATTGCATTAAGAA TGACTTGAATCACAGCACACAATATGTCCAGGGCCTGGCCTTGTGTACTTTGGGCTGCATGGGTTCCTCAGAAATGTGTCGTGACCTGGCTGGGGAGGTCGAGAAGCTGCTCAAAACATCCAACTCCTACTTGAGGAAAAAA GCAGCGTTGTGTGCAGTTCATGTCATAAGGAAGGTTCCAGAACTCATGGAAATGTTCCTTCCAGCAACAAAAAACCTGCTGAGCGAGAAAAACCATG GTGTTCTCCATACATCAGTTGTCCTCCTCACTGAGATGTGTGAAAGAAGTCCCGACATGCTGGCCCACTTCAGGAAG AATGAGAAG CTGGTTCCACAGTTGGTGAGAATCCTGAAGAACCTAATCATGTCTGGATACTCTCCTGAACATGATGTGTCCGGCATAAGTGACCCTTTCCTGCAG GTGCGGATATTGAGACTACTGCGAATTTTAGGCAAGAGTGATGACGACTCCAGTGAAGCAATGAATGACATTCTTGCACAG GTTGCAACGAACACAGAGACGAGTAAAAATGTAGGCAATGCAATACTCTACGAGACTGTGCTGACTATCATGGACATCAAGTCTGAAAGTGGACTGAGG GTCTTGGCCATTAACATACTTGGTCGCTTCCTTCttaacaatgacaaaaatataag ATACGTGGCATTGACATCTCTACTAAAGACGGTACAGACGGACCACAATGCAGTGCAGAGGCATCGGAGCACCATTGTGGATTGTTTAAAAGACCTGGATGTGTCCATTAAGAG ACGTGCGATGGAACTGAGTTTTGCCCTGGTGAACGGAAACAACATCAGAGGCATGATGAAAGAGCTGCTCTACTTCCTGGACTCTTGTGACCCGGAATTCAAAGCAGACTGTGCATCAGGAGTCTTTCTTGCTGCAGAGAA GTATGCCCCGTCGAAAAGATGGCACATAGACACCATTATGAGAGTCCTGACAACT GCAGGAAGCTATGTGCGAGATGATTCTGTTCCCAATCTCATCCAGCTCATCACCAACAGTGTGGAGATGCATGCCTACACAGTACAGAGACTATACAAAGCACTCCTGGATGACATCTCGCAG CAACCTCTAGTGCAGGTGGCATCTTGGTGCATAGGAGAGTACGGGGACCTGCTAGTATCAGGACAGTGTGAGGAAGAGGAGCCCATCCAG GTGAGTGAGGATGAAGTTCTAGACGTGCTGGAAGGCCTCTTGGTGTCCAACCTGTCCGCACCTGTGACCCGGGGTTATTCCCTTACTGCCATCATGAAGCTGTCTACGCGGTTCAGCAGTGTTAA CCGAATCAAGAAGGTGGTTTCGATTTATGGCAGTAGCATTGATGTGGAGCTTCAGCAGAGAGCTGTGGAGTACAATGCGCTTTTCAAGAAATACGACCACATGAG GCCAGCTCTCCTAGAGCGAATGCCCATTATGgagaaaagtgcttctaatggCCCAACGGAGATTGTACAGACAAATGGGGAGACAGAGCCCTCTGTTGTGGAACCAAAACATCTACCACCTGTCACCCAGCCAGTTAACCAG GCTAATGATTTGTTAGACCTGCTAGGTGGGAATGATGTGGTACCAGTAATCCAGACCACGATGCCCACCAAGCCTGCCTCAGCTGGAGGAGAGCTGCTTGATCTGCTGGGTGACCTCTCGCTAAGTG GCGGCCCAACCCCTGCTTCCTCTGTGCCCACGTCTCAACCCTCTTTCCTCATGGATGGCCTCTCCTCGCAGCCCCTGTTTAATGACATTGCAGCTGCAG CTATTCCTCCTATGACTGCATACAACAAAAATGGTCTGAAAATCGACTTCACATTTGAGAGAGCTAATCCCAATCCGAACATCGCCGTCATCACTATCCATGCTTCCAACTCAACAGAGGCAGATATGACGGACTTTGTTTTTCAGGCTGCTGTACCAAAG ACAttccagctgcagctcctctccCCTAGCAGTAATGTTGTACCAGCACTCAACCAGGGAACGGTCACACAGGTCATCAGAGTCCTCAACCCACAGAAG CAACAGCTACGAATGAGGATCAAGCTGACGTACACCCTCAAAGGCTCGCCTGTGCAAGACCTGGCTGAGGTTAATAACTTCCCCCCTCAGTCCTGGCAGTGA
- the ap1g1 gene encoding AP-1 complex subunit gamma-1 isoform X3 has product MPAPIRLRELIRTIRTARTQAEEREMIQKECAAIRSSFREEDNTYRCRNVAKLLYMHMLGYPAHFGQLECLKLIASQKFTDKRIGYLGAMLLLDERQDVHLLMTNCIKNDLNHSTQYVQGLALCTLGCMGSSEMCRDLAGEVEKLLKTSNSYLRKKAALCAVHVIRKVPELMEMFLPATKNLLSEKNHGVLHTSVVLLTEMCERSPDMLAHFRKLVPQLVRILKNLIMSGYSPEHDVSGISDPFLQVRILRLLRILGKSDDDSSEAMNDILAQVATNTETSKNVGNAILYETVLTIMDIKSESGLRVLAINILGRFLLNNDKNIRYVALTSLLKTVQTDHNAVQRHRSTIVDCLKDLDVSIKRRAMELSFALVNGNNIRGMMKELLYFLDSCDPEFKADCASGVFLAAEKYAPSKRWHIDTIMRVLTTAGSYVRDDSVPNLIQLITNSVEMHAYTVQRLYKALLDDISQQPLVQVASWCIGEYGDLLVSGQCEEEEPIQVSEDEVLDVLEGLLVSNLSAPVTRGYSLTAIMKLSTRFSSVNRIKKVVSIYGSSIDVELQQRAVEYNALFKKYDHMRPALLERMPIMEKSASNGPTEIVQTNGETEPSVVEPKHLPPVTQPVNQANDLLDLLGGNDVVPVIQTTMPTKPASAGGELLDLLGDLSLSGGPTPASSVPTSQPSFLMDGLSSQPLFNDIAAAAIPPMTAYNKNGLKIDFTFERANPNPNIAVITIHASNSTEADMTDFVFQAAVPKTFQLQLLSPSSNVVPALNQGTVTQVIRVLNPQKQQLRMRIKLTYTLKGSPVQDLAEVNNFPPQSWQ; this is encoded by the exons ATGCCAGCTCCGATCAGACTGCGGGAGCTGATCCGGACTATCCGGACAGCACGGACCCAGGCAGAGGAGCGTGAGATGATCCAGAAAGAGTGCGCTGCTATCCGCTCTTCATTTAGAGAGGAAGACAATACATATCGATGCAGAAATGTGGCAAAGCTACTTTATATGCACATGTTGGGCTACCCGGCACACTTTGGGCAG CTGGAGTGCCTGAAGCTGATTGCGTCCCAGAAGTTCACCGACAAACGAATAGGTTATTTGGGAGCCATGCTGCTGTTGGACGAGAGGCAGGACGTCCACCTACTAATGACAAATTGCATTAAGAA TGACTTGAATCACAGCACACAATATGTCCAGGGCCTGGCCTTGTGTACTTTGGGCTGCATGGGTTCCTCAGAAATGTGTCGTGACCTGGCTGGGGAGGTCGAGAAGCTGCTCAAAACATCCAACTCCTACTTGAGGAAAAAA GCAGCGTTGTGTGCAGTTCATGTCATAAGGAAGGTTCCAGAACTCATGGAAATGTTCCTTCCAGCAACAAAAAACCTGCTGAGCGAGAAAAACCATG GTGTTCTCCATACATCAGTTGTCCTCCTCACTGAGATGTGTGAAAGAAGTCCCGACATGCTGGCCCACTTCAGGAAG CTGGTTCCACAGTTGGTGAGAATCCTGAAGAACCTAATCATGTCTGGATACTCTCCTGAACATGATGTGTCCGGCATAAGTGACCCTTTCCTGCAG GTGCGGATATTGAGACTACTGCGAATTTTAGGCAAGAGTGATGACGACTCCAGTGAAGCAATGAATGACATTCTTGCACAG GTTGCAACGAACACAGAGACGAGTAAAAATGTAGGCAATGCAATACTCTACGAGACTGTGCTGACTATCATGGACATCAAGTCTGAAAGTGGACTGAGG GTCTTGGCCATTAACATACTTGGTCGCTTCCTTCttaacaatgacaaaaatataag ATACGTGGCATTGACATCTCTACTAAAGACGGTACAGACGGACCACAATGCAGTGCAGAGGCATCGGAGCACCATTGTGGATTGTTTAAAAGACCTGGATGTGTCCATTAAGAG ACGTGCGATGGAACTGAGTTTTGCCCTGGTGAACGGAAACAACATCAGAGGCATGATGAAAGAGCTGCTCTACTTCCTGGACTCTTGTGACCCGGAATTCAAAGCAGACTGTGCATCAGGAGTCTTTCTTGCTGCAGAGAA GTATGCCCCGTCGAAAAGATGGCACATAGACACCATTATGAGAGTCCTGACAACT GCAGGAAGCTATGTGCGAGATGATTCTGTTCCCAATCTCATCCAGCTCATCACCAACAGTGTGGAGATGCATGCCTACACAGTACAGAGACTATACAAAGCACTCCTGGATGACATCTCGCAG CAACCTCTAGTGCAGGTGGCATCTTGGTGCATAGGAGAGTACGGGGACCTGCTAGTATCAGGACAGTGTGAGGAAGAGGAGCCCATCCAG GTGAGTGAGGATGAAGTTCTAGACGTGCTGGAAGGCCTCTTGGTGTCCAACCTGTCCGCACCTGTGACCCGGGGTTATTCCCTTACTGCCATCATGAAGCTGTCTACGCGGTTCAGCAGTGTTAA CCGAATCAAGAAGGTGGTTTCGATTTATGGCAGTAGCATTGATGTGGAGCTTCAGCAGAGAGCTGTGGAGTACAATGCGCTTTTCAAGAAATACGACCACATGAG GCCAGCTCTCCTAGAGCGAATGCCCATTATGgagaaaagtgcttctaatggCCCAACGGAGATTGTACAGACAAATGGGGAGACAGAGCCCTCTGTTGTGGAACCAAAACATCTACCACCTGTCACCCAGCCAGTTAACCAG GCTAATGATTTGTTAGACCTGCTAGGTGGGAATGATGTGGTACCAGTAATCCAGACCACGATGCCCACCAAGCCTGCCTCAGCTGGAGGAGAGCTGCTTGATCTGCTGGGTGACCTCTCGCTAAGTG GCGGCCCAACCCCTGCTTCCTCTGTGCCCACGTCTCAACCCTCTTTCCTCATGGATGGCCTCTCCTCGCAGCCCCTGTTTAATGACATTGCAGCTGCAG CTATTCCTCCTATGACTGCATACAACAAAAATGGTCTGAAAATCGACTTCACATTTGAGAGAGCTAATCCCAATCCGAACATCGCCGTCATCACTATCCATGCTTCCAACTCAACAGAGGCAGATATGACGGACTTTGTTTTTCAGGCTGCTGTACCAAAG ACAttccagctgcagctcctctccCCTAGCAGTAATGTTGTACCAGCACTCAACCAGGGAACGGTCACACAGGTCATCAGAGTCCTCAACCCACAGAAG CAACAGCTACGAATGAGGATCAAGCTGACGTACACCCTCAAAGGCTCGCCTGTGCAAGACCTGGCTGAGGTTAATAACTTCCCCCCTCAGTCCTGGCAGTGA
- the ap1g1 gene encoding AP-1 complex subunit gamma-1 isoform X4, with product MPAPIRLRELIRTIRTARTQAEEREMIQKECAAIRSSFREEDNTYRCRNVAKLLYMHMLGYPAHFGQLECLKLIASQKFTDKRIGYLGAMLLLDERQDVHLLMTNCIKNDLNHSTQYVQGLALCTLGCMGSSEMCRDLAGEVEKLLKTSNSYLRKKAALCAVHVIRKVPELMEMFLPATKNLLSEKNHGVLHTSVVLLTEMCERSPDMLAHFRKNEKLVPQLVRILKNLIMSGYSPEHDVSGISDPFLQVRILRLLRILGKSDDDSSEAMNDILAQVATNTETSKNVGNAILYETVLTIMDIKSESGLRVLAINILGRFLLNNDKNIRYVALTSLLKTVQTDHNAVQRHRSTIVDCLKDLDVSIKRRAMELSFALVNGNNIRGMMKELLYFLDSCDPEFKADCASGVFLAAEKYAPSKRWHIDTIMRVLTTAGSYVRDDSVPNLIQLITNSVEMHAYTVQRLYKALLDDISQQPLVQVASWCIGEYGDLLVSGQCEEEEPIQVSEDEVLDVLEGLLVSNLSAPVTRGYSLTAIMKLSTRFSSVNRIKKVVSIYGSSIDVELQQRAVEYNALFKKYDHMRPALLERMPIMEKSASNGPTEIVQTNGETEPSVVEPKHLPPVTQPVNQANDLLDLLGGNDVVPVIQTTMPTKPASAGGELLDLLGDLSLSAIPPMTAYNKNGLKIDFTFERANPNPNIAVITIHASNSTEADMTDFVFQAAVPKTFQLQLLSPSSNVVPALNQGTVTQVIRVLNPQKQQLRMRIKLTYTLKGSPVQDLAEVNNFPPQSWQ from the exons ATGCCAGCTCCGATCAGACTGCGGGAGCTGATCCGGACTATCCGGACAGCACGGACCCAGGCAGAGGAGCGTGAGATGATCCAGAAAGAGTGCGCTGCTATCCGCTCTTCATTTAGAGAGGAAGACAATACATATCGATGCAGAAATGTGGCAAAGCTACTTTATATGCACATGTTGGGCTACCCGGCACACTTTGGGCAG CTGGAGTGCCTGAAGCTGATTGCGTCCCAGAAGTTCACCGACAAACGAATAGGTTATTTGGGAGCCATGCTGCTGTTGGACGAGAGGCAGGACGTCCACCTACTAATGACAAATTGCATTAAGAA TGACTTGAATCACAGCACACAATATGTCCAGGGCCTGGCCTTGTGTACTTTGGGCTGCATGGGTTCCTCAGAAATGTGTCGTGACCTGGCTGGGGAGGTCGAGAAGCTGCTCAAAACATCCAACTCCTACTTGAGGAAAAAA GCAGCGTTGTGTGCAGTTCATGTCATAAGGAAGGTTCCAGAACTCATGGAAATGTTCCTTCCAGCAACAAAAAACCTGCTGAGCGAGAAAAACCATG GTGTTCTCCATACATCAGTTGTCCTCCTCACTGAGATGTGTGAAAGAAGTCCCGACATGCTGGCCCACTTCAGGAAG AATGAGAAG CTGGTTCCACAGTTGGTGAGAATCCTGAAGAACCTAATCATGTCTGGATACTCTCCTGAACATGATGTGTCCGGCATAAGTGACCCTTTCCTGCAG GTGCGGATATTGAGACTACTGCGAATTTTAGGCAAGAGTGATGACGACTCCAGTGAAGCAATGAATGACATTCTTGCACAG GTTGCAACGAACACAGAGACGAGTAAAAATGTAGGCAATGCAATACTCTACGAGACTGTGCTGACTATCATGGACATCAAGTCTGAAAGTGGACTGAGG GTCTTGGCCATTAACATACTTGGTCGCTTCCTTCttaacaatgacaaaaatataag ATACGTGGCATTGACATCTCTACTAAAGACGGTACAGACGGACCACAATGCAGTGCAGAGGCATCGGAGCACCATTGTGGATTGTTTAAAAGACCTGGATGTGTCCATTAAGAG ACGTGCGATGGAACTGAGTTTTGCCCTGGTGAACGGAAACAACATCAGAGGCATGATGAAAGAGCTGCTCTACTTCCTGGACTCTTGTGACCCGGAATTCAAAGCAGACTGTGCATCAGGAGTCTTTCTTGCTGCAGAGAA GTATGCCCCGTCGAAAAGATGGCACATAGACACCATTATGAGAGTCCTGACAACT GCAGGAAGCTATGTGCGAGATGATTCTGTTCCCAATCTCATCCAGCTCATCACCAACAGTGTGGAGATGCATGCCTACACAGTACAGAGACTATACAAAGCACTCCTGGATGACATCTCGCAG CAACCTCTAGTGCAGGTGGCATCTTGGTGCATAGGAGAGTACGGGGACCTGCTAGTATCAGGACAGTGTGAGGAAGAGGAGCCCATCCAG GTGAGTGAGGATGAAGTTCTAGACGTGCTGGAAGGCCTCTTGGTGTCCAACCTGTCCGCACCTGTGACCCGGGGTTATTCCCTTACTGCCATCATGAAGCTGTCTACGCGGTTCAGCAGTGTTAA CCGAATCAAGAAGGTGGTTTCGATTTATGGCAGTAGCATTGATGTGGAGCTTCAGCAGAGAGCTGTGGAGTACAATGCGCTTTTCAAGAAATACGACCACATGAG GCCAGCTCTCCTAGAGCGAATGCCCATTATGgagaaaagtgcttctaatggCCCAACGGAGATTGTACAGACAAATGGGGAGACAGAGCCCTCTGTTGTGGAACCAAAACATCTACCACCTGTCACCCAGCCAGTTAACCAG GCTAATGATTTGTTAGACCTGCTAGGTGGGAATGATGTGGTACCAGTAATCCAGACCACGATGCCCACCAAGCCTGCCTCAGCTGGAGGAGAGCTGCTTGATCTGCTGGGTGACCTCTCGCTAAGTG CTATTCCTCCTATGACTGCATACAACAAAAATGGTCTGAAAATCGACTTCACATTTGAGAGAGCTAATCCCAATCCGAACATCGCCGTCATCACTATCCATGCTTCCAACTCAACAGAGGCAGATATGACGGACTTTGTTTTTCAGGCTGCTGTACCAAAG ACAttccagctgcagctcctctccCCTAGCAGTAATGTTGTACCAGCACTCAACCAGGGAACGGTCACACAGGTCATCAGAGTCCTCAACCCACAGAAG CAACAGCTACGAATGAGGATCAAGCTGACGTACACCCTCAAAGGCTCGCCTGTGCAAGACCTGGCTGAGGTTAATAACTTCCCCCCTCAGTCCTGGCAGTGA
- the ap1g1 gene encoding AP-1 complex subunit gamma-1 isoform X5, which yields MPAPIRLRELIRTIRTARTQAEEREMIQKECAAIRSSFREEDNTYRCRNVAKLLYMHMLGYPAHFGQLECLKLIASQKFTDKRIGYLGAMLLLDERQDVHLLMTNCIKNDLNHSTQYVQGLALCTLGCMGSSEMCRDLAGEVEKLLKTSNSYLRKKAALCAVHVIRKVPELMEMFLPATKNLLSEKNHGVLHTSVVLLTEMCERSPDMLAHFRKLVPQLVRILKNLIMSGYSPEHDVSGISDPFLQVRILRLLRILGKSDDDSSEAMNDILAQVATNTETSKNVGNAILYETVLTIMDIKSESGLRVLAINILGRFLLNNDKNIRYVALTSLLKTVQTDHNAVQRHRSTIVDCLKDLDVSIKRRAMELSFALVNGNNIRGMMKELLYFLDSCDPEFKADCASGVFLAAEKYAPSKRWHIDTIMRVLTTAGSYVRDDSVPNLIQLITNSVEMHAYTVQRLYKALLDDISQQPLVQVASWCIGEYGDLLVSGQCEEEEPIQVSEDEVLDVLEGLLVSNLSAPVTRGYSLTAIMKLSTRFSSVNRIKKVVSIYGSSIDVELQQRAVEYNALFKKYDHMRPALLERMPIMEKSASNGPTEIVQTNGETEPSVVEPKHLPPVTQPVNQANDLLDLLGGNDVVPVIQTTMPTKPASAGGELLDLLGDLSLSAIPPMTAYNKNGLKIDFTFERANPNPNIAVITIHASNSTEADMTDFVFQAAVPKTFQLQLLSPSSNVVPALNQGTVTQVIRVLNPQKQQLRMRIKLTYTLKGSPVQDLAEVNNFPPQSWQ from the exons ATGCCAGCTCCGATCAGACTGCGGGAGCTGATCCGGACTATCCGGACAGCACGGACCCAGGCAGAGGAGCGTGAGATGATCCAGAAAGAGTGCGCTGCTATCCGCTCTTCATTTAGAGAGGAAGACAATACATATCGATGCAGAAATGTGGCAAAGCTACTTTATATGCACATGTTGGGCTACCCGGCACACTTTGGGCAG CTGGAGTGCCTGAAGCTGATTGCGTCCCAGAAGTTCACCGACAAACGAATAGGTTATTTGGGAGCCATGCTGCTGTTGGACGAGAGGCAGGACGTCCACCTACTAATGACAAATTGCATTAAGAA TGACTTGAATCACAGCACACAATATGTCCAGGGCCTGGCCTTGTGTACTTTGGGCTGCATGGGTTCCTCAGAAATGTGTCGTGACCTGGCTGGGGAGGTCGAGAAGCTGCTCAAAACATCCAACTCCTACTTGAGGAAAAAA GCAGCGTTGTGTGCAGTTCATGTCATAAGGAAGGTTCCAGAACTCATGGAAATGTTCCTTCCAGCAACAAAAAACCTGCTGAGCGAGAAAAACCATG GTGTTCTCCATACATCAGTTGTCCTCCTCACTGAGATGTGTGAAAGAAGTCCCGACATGCTGGCCCACTTCAGGAAG CTGGTTCCACAGTTGGTGAGAATCCTGAAGAACCTAATCATGTCTGGATACTCTCCTGAACATGATGTGTCCGGCATAAGTGACCCTTTCCTGCAG GTGCGGATATTGAGACTACTGCGAATTTTAGGCAAGAGTGATGACGACTCCAGTGAAGCAATGAATGACATTCTTGCACAG GTTGCAACGAACACAGAGACGAGTAAAAATGTAGGCAATGCAATACTCTACGAGACTGTGCTGACTATCATGGACATCAAGTCTGAAAGTGGACTGAGG GTCTTGGCCATTAACATACTTGGTCGCTTCCTTCttaacaatgacaaaaatataag ATACGTGGCATTGACATCTCTACTAAAGACGGTACAGACGGACCACAATGCAGTGCAGAGGCATCGGAGCACCATTGTGGATTGTTTAAAAGACCTGGATGTGTCCATTAAGAG ACGTGCGATGGAACTGAGTTTTGCCCTGGTGAACGGAAACAACATCAGAGGCATGATGAAAGAGCTGCTCTACTTCCTGGACTCTTGTGACCCGGAATTCAAAGCAGACTGTGCATCAGGAGTCTTTCTTGCTGCAGAGAA GTATGCCCCGTCGAAAAGATGGCACATAGACACCATTATGAGAGTCCTGACAACT GCAGGAAGCTATGTGCGAGATGATTCTGTTCCCAATCTCATCCAGCTCATCACCAACAGTGTGGAGATGCATGCCTACACAGTACAGAGACTATACAAAGCACTCCTGGATGACATCTCGCAG CAACCTCTAGTGCAGGTGGCATCTTGGTGCATAGGAGAGTACGGGGACCTGCTAGTATCAGGACAGTGTGAGGAAGAGGAGCCCATCCAG GTGAGTGAGGATGAAGTTCTAGACGTGCTGGAAGGCCTCTTGGTGTCCAACCTGTCCGCACCTGTGACCCGGGGTTATTCCCTTACTGCCATCATGAAGCTGTCTACGCGGTTCAGCAGTGTTAA CCGAATCAAGAAGGTGGTTTCGATTTATGGCAGTAGCATTGATGTGGAGCTTCAGCAGAGAGCTGTGGAGTACAATGCGCTTTTCAAGAAATACGACCACATGAG GCCAGCTCTCCTAGAGCGAATGCCCATTATGgagaaaagtgcttctaatggCCCAACGGAGATTGTACAGACAAATGGGGAGACAGAGCCCTCTGTTGTGGAACCAAAACATCTACCACCTGTCACCCAGCCAGTTAACCAG GCTAATGATTTGTTAGACCTGCTAGGTGGGAATGATGTGGTACCAGTAATCCAGACCACGATGCCCACCAAGCCTGCCTCAGCTGGAGGAGAGCTGCTTGATCTGCTGGGTGACCTCTCGCTAAGTG CTATTCCTCCTATGACTGCATACAACAAAAATGGTCTGAAAATCGACTTCACATTTGAGAGAGCTAATCCCAATCCGAACATCGCCGTCATCACTATCCATGCTTCCAACTCAACAGAGGCAGATATGACGGACTTTGTTTTTCAGGCTGCTGTACCAAAG ACAttccagctgcagctcctctccCCTAGCAGTAATGTTGTACCAGCACTCAACCAGGGAACGGTCACACAGGTCATCAGAGTCCTCAACCCACAGAAG CAACAGCTACGAATGAGGATCAAGCTGACGTACACCCTCAAAGGCTCGCCTGTGCAAGACCTGGCTGAGGTTAATAACTTCCCCCCTCAGTCCTGGCAGTGA